The following nucleotide sequence is from Ignisphaera sp..
ATCATCGCCAACATCTACTCTAGGTGGGAGCTCTAAGCTGTTTGATGGCAAATACGAGAGAAGCGTCTTAACGATCTCTATAGCCTCTTTATCATCCCTTGCAACAAAGTGGGCTACACCACTCTTACTAGCCTGTATCTCAGCTCCACCAAGCTCATATTCTGTAACCTCCTCACCTATAGCAGCTTTAACCACTTTTGGCCCTGTTATGAACATGTAAGATGTTTTTGACACCATTATGATAAAGTCCATTAGAGCTGGCGAATAGACAGCGCCTCCGGCACAAGGACCCATTATAACAGCTATCTGTGGTATCGAGCCAGAGGCCAGCACATTCATATAGAATATGTCGCCATAGCCTTTAAGCGAGTCCACCCCCTCCTGGATCCTTGCTCCACCGGAATCATTTAGAAAAACCACTGGAACACCGACGCTTAAAGCGAACTGCATAGCCTTAACAATCTTTGCTGCATGCATCTCGCCTACAGATCCACCCATAAATGTAAAGTCTTGTGCAATACCAACAACATTTCTGCCATTAACCCTACCAAAAGCCGTTACAACGCCGTCTCCAAGAACTTTTTTCTCGCTCATGCCAAATTCTGTAGCTCTATGGGTTACAAACATGTCAAATTCCGTATAAACACCATTATCAAATAACAGCTCGAGTCTTTCCCTTGCCGTAAGCTTGCCTGTGGCATGTTGTCTGTTTATTGCTTCAATACCACCTCCAAGCTTTGCCTTCTCAATGCTTTTCCTCAGCTCCTCTATTTCCTTTCTCACAAAGTTCATTTAAACACCACATTCAGAGTCGAATAGAGGTAGTGATAAATAAAACTTATTAAAACGGATCTAGAGAATCAAGTTTTTAATAGGGCTTTAGAGTTAAGATAATAAGATAAAATTTCCTATGGTTATTTATTCTTAGCAACTTGCTGATTATATCTTGGAAAGAATGTTGAGAACAGCCTCTCTAAGTTTATTAGGTTCTAGGGCTCCCTGTTGTAAAGCCTTGGCTAGGTTCTCTAATTCGTTTGCAATTTCGTCTAGGAAGAAGTTTTCTCTAATCCACCTCGCCAAATCTTTCCTCATAACATGATAT
It contains:
- a CDS encoding carboxyl transferase domain-containing protein, with the protein product MNFVRKEIEELRKSIEKAKLGGGIEAINRQHATGKLTARERLELLFDNGVYTEFDMFVTHRATEFGMSEKKVLGDGVVTAFGRVNGRNVVGIAQDFTFMGGSVGEMHAAKIVKAMQFALSVGVPVVFLNDSGGARIQEGVDSLKGYGDIFYMNVLASGSIPQIAVIMGPCAGGAVYSPALMDFIIMVSKTSYMFITGPKVVKAAIGEEVTEYELGGAEIQASKSGVAHFVARDDKEAIEIVKTLLSYLPSNSLELPPRVDVGDDPHRLEPTLNNVVPEDPTKPYNMYDIINAVVDRNTFFEVQKDFAKNAIVGFARLDGHSICIVANQPLYYMGSLDIDSSDKIARFVRFCDSFNLPIVTFVDVPGFLPGTFQEHRGIIRHGAKIIYAYAEATTPKLTVIVRKAYGGAYIALGSKHLGADFVVAWPTAEIAVMGPEAAAEIVWRKELQAIKDEKEREEMLKKLVEEYRGKLTTPYYAASRGYIDAIIEPAETRKVLAEALNFFITKRDIKPKPPKKHGLIPL